In Hippoglossus stenolepis isolate QCI-W04-F060 chromosome 13, HSTE1.2, whole genome shotgun sequence, a single genomic region encodes these proteins:
- the txndc9 gene encoding thioredoxin domain-containing protein 9, with the protein MANQQMDILSAVLEQSAKLMEEQVDAQLSKLSEMDEDELDRLKERRLDALKKAQKQKQEWLSKGHGEYREISSEKDFFGEVKESKNAVCHFYRSSTFRCKIIDKHLTILAKKHVETKFIKLNVEKAPFLTERLRIKTIPTLALLIDGKTKDYVVGFTDLGNTDDFSTEMLEWRLGCSGVINYSGNLMDAPTAGKKSGSKITKVEKKTIRGRSNDSDSDSGDD; encoded by the exons ATGGCCAACCAACAGATGGATATCTTATCAGCGGTTTTGGAGCAGTCGGCCAagctgatggaggagcaggtggaTGCACAGTTGAGCAAACTGAGTGAAATGGATGAAGATGAATTGGATAGACTGAAGGAACGGCGGTTGGACGCACTCAAAAAAGCCCAGAAACAGAAGCAG GAGTGGTTGTCTAAAGGCCATGGGGAGTACAGAGAAATCTCAAGTGAGAAGGACTTTTTCGGCGAGGTGAAGGAAAGCAAGAATGCCGTCTGCCACTTCTACAGAAGTTCCACCTTCAG ATGTAAGATCATCGACAAACATCTGACCATCTTGGCAAAGAAGCACGTTGAGACCAAATTTATCAAACTGAATGTAGAAAAGGCCCCATTTCTGACGGAGAGGCTGCGCATCAAGACCATTCCCACTCTGGCTTTGCTGATagatggaaaaacaaaggaCTACGTGGTTGGATTCACTGACCTGGGAAACACAGATGACTTTTCCACAGAGATGCTTGAGTGGAGGCTTGGCTGTTCAGGTGTTATTAActacag TGGTAACCTGATGGATGCCCCCACAGCAGGGAAGAAGTCCGGCTCAAAGATTACGAAAGTGGAGAAGAAAACCATCAGAGGCCGAAGTAAcgactctgattctgattctggaGACGACTGA